Proteins from a genomic interval of bacterium:
- the ugpC gene encoding sn-glycerol-3-phosphate ABC transporter ATP-binding protein UgpC — protein MSQVVISNVTKTYPNGATPVKEISLTIDDGEFLVLVGPSGCGKSTTLRMIAGLESISAGTISIGDRVVNDVPPKDRDIAMVFQNYALYPHLTVRENLAFGLKLRKIDVTEIEQRVNEAANILGLQEMLDRKPRELSGGQRQRVAVGRAIVRQPQVFLFDEPLSNLDAKLRVQMRAELAQLHRRLKTTIVYVTHDQVEAMTLGTRVAVLNDGKLQQVGAPLELYRKPANRFVAGFIGSPAMNFFSGSIANGKIETSFASFAAPITYHGKLTIGIRPEVISLYDDSLASTASQIVFPATITLVEPLGNESLLHATTGNESFVARGASSVPVTVGERRQFSFAVESAHYFSEPEGGRLA, from the coding sequence ATGTCACAAGTTGTAATTAGCAACGTCACCAAGACGTATCCGAATGGCGCAACTCCAGTAAAAGAGATTTCGTTGACTATCGACGATGGCGAATTTCTCGTGCTGGTAGGACCATCGGGATGTGGAAAATCGACGACTTTGCGGATGATTGCCGGATTGGAATCGATTTCCGCCGGAACGATTTCCATTGGCGACCGCGTCGTGAACGATGTCCCGCCGAAGGATCGCGATATCGCCATGGTGTTCCAAAATTATGCGCTGTATCCTCACCTGACCGTTCGCGAAAATCTCGCATTCGGATTAAAGCTCAGAAAAATCGATGTAACCGAGATCGAACAGCGAGTAAATGAAGCGGCAAATATTCTCGGGTTGCAAGAGATGCTCGACCGGAAACCACGCGAATTGTCCGGCGGCCAACGGCAGCGCGTTGCCGTTGGAAGAGCGATTGTCCGGCAACCGCAAGTATTTTTGTTCGATGAACCGTTGTCGAATCTCGATGCGAAATTGCGGGTACAAATGCGGGCGGAATTGGCGCAACTGCATCGCCGCTTGAAGACGACGATTGTTTACGTTACCCACGATCAAGTGGAAGCGATGACTTTGGGAACTCGCGTGGCGGTGTTGAACGATGGAAAGTTACAACAAGTCGGGGCGCCGCTCGAACTCTACCGAAAGCCGGCAAACCGCTTTGTTGCCGGTTTTATCGGTTCTCCCGCGATGAATTTCTTCTCCGGCTCAATCGCTAACGGCAAAATCGAAACATCGTTTGCCAGTTTTGCAGCGCCAATTACCTATCATGGAAAACTCACGATTGGCATTCGTCCGGAAGTAATCTCGCTATACGACGATTCGCTGGCATCTACTGCATCACAGATCGTCTTTCCGGCAACGATTACATTGGTTGAGCCGTTAGGAAACGAATCGTTGCTCCATGCAACGACCGGCAACGAGAGCTTTGTCGCCCGCGGTGCGAGCAGCGTACCCGTGACGGTCGGAGAACGGCGACAATTCAGCTTTGCAGTCGAATCAGCGCATTACTTTTCCGAACCGGAAGGAGGTCGCCTTGCGTAG